CTCTAGGCTTTTTGTTATGTCTAGCTTGTAGTACTTTCTTAAAGAATCTTTTGGCAGCTTCTTTATTTCTTCTAGCACTCAGCATAAAGTCTAAAGTATTGCCTTCGCTATCTACTGCTCTGTATAAATATTTCCATTTTCTATTCACCTTAATGTAGGTTTCATCTACACGCCAAGAATCATTAGTCGGCTTTAAATAATTTCGGCTTCTTTTTTGTATTTGAGGCGCATAAATGATTACCCACCTATAGATTGTAGTGTGATCTACAGACAACCCTCTTTCCAACATTATTTCTGATAAATTCCTGTAACTCAAAGCATAGCGAAGATACCATCTCACACAAAAATAAAATAATCTCACCTTGGAAATGTTTCCATTTAAACGGCTGCTTCGAGTTCATCTTATTAGTAGTAATTAATATTTAAATTATACTACAAGTTTATCTCAAATTTTTGCAACAGAACCCGCTCGATAGTTCTGAACCTTTCTTGAAATATAGCAGGCATGAAAAGTCTCTTTCTGCCTCGCTTGGGAGTGGTTCGACCTCGGAGATTTTCATGTTCTGTTGGGGATCATGCCTCAATTAAAAATGGCTTTTCGATTCTTGCGACTGTCATAAACACCATCTAGAAAACACGATAGTATTCTTCAGATTAAATCCGACCATCCGAGCGATATGAGTCACTTGTGGCAAAACTTTCCTCAACAGAGGAGATTCATTACGATTGCCAGGAGCGGTAACAAAGGGAGCTATGACATTACAGTTGCGGTCGCAAAATGCCACGACTCTATCACCTTGGAGATGTTTATGTCCGCTCAAGCCAAAATTATCACGACGCGAAGCTAATCCTTTAGGGCACCTTTTTTCGCTGCTGTGGTTGTTCCATCACCATGAATAACAGTAATATTAAGAAGTTTTTCCTGGTGGAGTAAGGATACAGAATCCACAAAAATGTTATCAAAACATCCATGGATTTCAAAGCGTCGAAAAGCTCGATAGATTCTAGAGTAGTGAATTTCTGGATGCCCATCTTGGTCTGTAGCAATAGGTAGCTCTTTCCACTGACTTCCTACA
This genomic window from Coleofasciculaceae cyanobacterium contains:
- a CDS encoding transposase, translated to MTQVILIGETVETRMPQAQSWNWIPTHLTVEQFEQFVLPHLHFVSRGPQPKLSLQVIFNYILKLLYVGSQWKELPIATDQDGHPEIHYSRIYRAFRRFEIHGCFDNIFVDSVSLLHQEKLLNITVIHGDGTTTAAKKGALKD